From a region of the Pseudomonas fulva 12-X genome:
- a CDS encoding hemagglutinin repeat-containing protein: MDVRSPLNRAIARILIGVMLFDPVKALAADLAVDPAAGGNTSIGQAGNGVPVVNIATPNGSGLSHNKFTDYNVDQQGLILNNGSQAFVPSQLGGYIKGNPNLQGGAAGVILNEVTGSNRSQLKGYTEVAGQGAHVIVANPHGITCDGCGFINTPRATLSTGEPKIQDGRLKGFDVEGGDIAIEGAGLNASNVDQFDLVTRTAKINADIYAKRLNVVAGRNEVDVDTLQAKAKPDDGSEKPRVAIDSTALGGMYAGAISLVGTEKGVGVNLAGDMAATAGDIQIDASGQLTMNRSAASGNTTLVADSVDLKGDTYAGGTARVEAKQVDVRESLAAGEQVKVQAERLNNAGAIEAGVRADGSTNSAGHLQLDGGSVRNEGQLVSHGSLSTDLQKLDNADGQIAAAGSATLTAKELDNQKGQVVAQGNLTLDTESLNNRQGSALAGQVLAIEAETVDNQAGTLAAGGAITARVTNALNNDGGLVEAGGHLDVQADSLSNTKGRLRALGSAGESRFTIGEQLNNDDGLLEVGSAVLTFDTESLSNKGGVVRHLGSAGLGLDMELLGQAGGEFITNSAVSLSAKEWVNHSLLQAASITLDIDRLTQTAGGGLLAVNSLSTTGESWINDGRLETNGNLDLRLSGDYRGNGSLLALGNIDLQADNIAFGTDAKVSSGGFGRLTALGELVSQGRMTAAAWLSMAAEKIDNRGTLGAGGDLLLQADSIRNDGGLIFSGGNLQLLADRFTNRLGDIYSFGDLLVAADAQGTRAQKVENRSGSIESVGNLLFRTEELVNTKDVFELVRNQTYGDIRIHCYDCKGDHHIVDYIATERYETSITQDSPAGRIQSGGNLDIQASEVTNAYSQIFASEDLNIRANNLNNIGAETSTSERVRTFFTGRVTDGTERRFRYAHVIPYNMTGLNKELPSAMYRWGVTSDIETTSQKKIAAPALIQAGGVANIQAAQNISNATILERQGVDQGTARSVDTAVVTGLDPLRVLNTNLPPELAQQAVNPIELPAFALPAGKNGLFSLSTNPAHPYLIETNPAFANLGNFINSDYLLGQLGYSSDEMQRRLGDGFYEQRLIREAVIARTGQRLLAGLNSDEAQYRYLMDNAVASKEALNLSVGVALSAEQVAALTHDIVWMQEQEVQGQKVLVPVLYLAQASGRLAPNGALIQGRDLALMSGRDLQSSGTLRASENLDVSARNIGNTGLVETSQRLQLLATGSIRNAKSGVITGNDVALQAGTDIINERSVQQEQREGRNFSSLNTVVGQASRIEATNDLSLVAGRDIRNLGSTLSAGGSAELNGGRDVQLLSAQADHAYQMQAGRVQNKSSSAVQYESDIRTGGDLQVSAGQDLSVIASRLNAGNSLEAKTGRDLLISSAANESHSFSKSKKITQSRDQVTQQSSVLQAGQDVRLAAGNDLGLIASQVKAGKNVAVDAGQDTQILSAMDESASYYFKKKKGSFGRSKTTQSESYDSTNVASVIEAGNDLTLNTSKAADGSLNLKGGRDVTVIGSQLTAGNDLLVGGTGDVAVLSGVEEHGSYTKKSKSGFLGLSKSGKSQLKTSATQVGSELEAGNDVVIAAGNDIRLRASNTDAGNDVELRSGLVKESGDINLVAANDEAYSRSESYKKKFGLSGSDAVGLVVGTPSWGGDIAISNAKKSGQEIIRSTNVGSQVNAERDASLIAERDINVLGSGVSAGRNVLLDAGRDVNVVAGSSSEQVTSWRNTKTVGLLQSADGNGFTTFVGAESLKDKTRTSEQTAAASQINAGLDLDVRAGRDIRQQGSDMQAGYDLNMKAGRDIVVDAAREQSSIEREQSQKRSGTSTTVSHNFERTKDAVSGAGKGENTVSQASSILKAVDGVSQFLSGPTFDGHFGSSSQSQRASQTHVSNRGSNLLAGNDINLEAGDDISIDGSRLETGRDIKVNATNVSLGVARGEYAVDSEQNVGKGGIKGGTSGGIKLGIGASTGTATQEGLQTISSPSELIAGRDISLDANEDLSLIGTRAQSGRDITMKAGNDLLIGAAQNQSTTDNDRRNAGGEFGLTMGSEGFGFYVSASLGKGRLDREGEQMQNAYLYAGRDLTFTSGRDTSITGAHVEGENVSGEVGRNLTVSSIPDTGKASGKEYDVSATVTVGYGVSVSGSVGFGETSGKTDWVNDQTRVVARDKLGIRTEQHTQLDGALIASKTDNLKLDTDTLGFRDIQGEDRERSYYLNVGGSYGQGQQDKSQVGKGEEGQVGWSVDGYEYEREREQTVRATIGKGEIVVGSDAYTGQDSTAGLNRNASKAYEITKDDEARTDLYVTKSSIEAVAAPLETLDQWKKSLSETVSKEGLKKDLYKAEAFINKTVEVAGQIGASIRAQQVGMDAVPSALTTHLDDEKALLITKNFVRRGLDPKLLEKLGERELQVLNAMAGHFETYGEKAAACENLGGCTSTVSGNSKGTLTYTYVKDGKVQFATLGTANISSPGKVLLSKVATFYDYIEQLPLEEAALMRVAAQAMMTPVKSGVGIAGNMIATALWGEQIAAAKQDISLTVAGTLADQEKERLKASDEYLQELHANGAVDREGRLINERNVYVQGAEGLVDLALDGVGSAVVRAVSGIWSSADRINANSGRPKSNPETIDPGRAPDHSWGQPSSTSGTKGTGTVSEVPQITLNRRNGAAFERQVVEAFGHVGGVKNTAPVTVQLPNGAQVTTIPDLWGKNVGGLLEVKNVKDLSLSNQLRAQIKVASDTGQPLNLVVSPRTNNVSGELMRQVRSTGGDVYRYNPATGDLTKF; the protein is encoded by the coding sequence ATGGACGTTCGCAGCCCGCTCAATCGTGCCATCGCCCGCATTCTCATAGGCGTCATGCTGTTCGACCCGGTCAAGGCGCTGGCCGCCGACCTGGCAGTCGACCCTGCCGCTGGCGGCAACACCAGCATCGGCCAGGCCGGCAATGGCGTGCCCGTGGTTAACATTGCCACGCCCAACGGCAGCGGCCTGTCCCACAACAAGTTCACCGATTACAACGTCGACCAGCAGGGCCTGATCCTCAATAACGGCTCCCAGGCTTTCGTACCGAGCCAGTTGGGCGGCTACATCAAGGGCAACCCGAACCTGCAGGGCGGCGCCGCAGGCGTCATCCTCAACGAAGTGACCGGCAGCAACCGCAGCCAGCTCAAGGGCTACACCGAAGTGGCCGGGCAGGGCGCCCATGTCATCGTCGCCAACCCGCACGGCATCACCTGCGATGGCTGTGGCTTCATCAATACGCCGCGCGCGACCCTGAGCACCGGCGAGCCGAAAATTCAGGATGGCCGCCTCAAGGGCTTCGACGTCGAGGGCGGCGATATCGCCATCGAAGGCGCTGGCCTCAACGCCAGCAACGTCGACCAATTCGACCTGGTCACCCGCACTGCCAAGATCAACGCCGATATTTACGCCAAGCGCCTGAACGTCGTGGCCGGCCGCAACGAGGTGGACGTCGACACCCTGCAAGCCAAGGCCAAGCCGGATGACGGCAGCGAAAAACCGCGGGTCGCTATCGACAGCACGGCCCTGGGCGGCATGTATGCCGGGGCGATCAGCCTGGTCGGTACCGAAAAGGGCGTCGGCGTGAACCTGGCCGGCGACATGGCGGCCACCGCTGGCGACATCCAGATCGATGCCAGCGGCCAGCTGACCATGAACCGCAGCGCCGCCAGCGGTAACACCACGCTGGTAGCCGACAGCGTCGATCTCAAGGGCGATACCTACGCCGGCGGCACAGCTCGTGTCGAGGCCAAGCAGGTAGACGTGCGCGAAAGCCTCGCTGCCGGTGAGCAGGTTAAGGTGCAGGCCGAGCGCCTGAACAATGCCGGCGCCATCGAGGCCGGCGTGCGCGCCGATGGCAGCACCAACAGCGCCGGGCATTTGCAGTTGGACGGCGGCAGCGTGCGCAACGAAGGCCAGCTCGTCAGCCATGGCAGCCTGAGCACCGACCTGCAAAAACTCGACAACGCCGATGGCCAGATCGCCGCGGCAGGCAGCGCTACGCTCACGGCCAAGGAACTCGACAACCAGAAGGGCCAGGTTGTCGCCCAAGGCAACCTGACCCTGGACACCGAGTCGCTGAACAACCGCCAAGGCAGCGCTTTGGCGGGCCAGGTGTTGGCCATCGAGGCCGAGACTGTGGATAACCAGGCCGGCACCTTGGCAGCCGGCGGAGCCATCACCGCGAGGGTCACCAACGCCCTGAACAACGATGGCGGCCTGGTGGAGGCGGGCGGTCATCTCGATGTGCAAGCCGACAGCCTGAGCAATACCAAGGGCCGCCTGCGCGCCCTGGGCAGCGCCGGAGAAAGCCGCTTCACCATCGGCGAGCAATTGAACAACGACGATGGCCTGCTGGAAGTAGGCAGTGCGGTGCTGACCTTCGACACCGAATCGCTGAGCAACAAGGGCGGCGTGGTGCGCCATCTCGGCAGCGCCGGGTTGGGCCTGGATATGGAGCTGCTCGGGCAGGCCGGCGGCGAATTCATCACCAACAGCGCGGTGAGCCTGAGCGCCAAGGAGTGGGTCAACCACAGCCTGCTGCAGGCCGCCTCCATCACCCTGGATATCGACCGGCTGACCCAGACTGCTGGCGGCGGCCTGCTGGCGGTCAACAGCCTCAGCACCACGGGCGAAAGCTGGATCAACGATGGCCGACTCGAAACCAACGGCAATCTCGACCTGCGTTTGAGCGGTGACTACCGCGGCAACGGCAGCCTGCTGGCCCTTGGCAACATTGATCTGCAGGCCGACAACATCGCCTTCGGCACTGACGCCAAGGTCAGCAGCGGCGGCTTCGGTCGCCTGACGGCGCTAGGCGAGCTCGTCAGCCAGGGGCGCATGACCGCCGCTGCCTGGCTGAGCATGGCCGCCGAGAAAATCGACAACCGCGGCACGCTTGGTGCCGGTGGCGACCTGCTGCTGCAGGCGGACAGCATCCGCAACGATGGCGGGCTGATATTCAGCGGCGGCAACCTGCAACTGCTGGCTGATCGGTTTACCAATCGTCTCGGCGATATTTATAGTTTTGGTGATCTGCTTGTCGCTGCTGATGCTCAGGGAACGCGAGCTCAGAAAGTAGAGAACCGTTCAGGCTCTATCGAATCCGTTGGCAATTTGTTGTTCCGTACCGAGGAGTTGGTTAATACCAAAGATGTTTTCGAGCTCGTCCGTAACCAAACATATGGTGATATTCGTATTCATTGTTACGACTGCAAAGGTGATCACCATATTGTCGACTACATAGCCACGGAGCGTTATGAAACATCGATAACCCAAGACTCTCCAGCTGGCCGAATCCAAAGCGGCGGTAATCTCGATATTCAAGCCTCTGAGGTTACGAACGCTTATAGCCAGATTTTCGCCTCTGAAGACCTGAATATCAGAGCAAATAATCTTAATAACATTGGTGCTGAAACTAGCACTTCAGAGCGCGTGCGGACATTCTTTACAGGGCGCGTAACCGATGGAACCGAGCGGAGATTCCGCTACGCACATGTTATTCCCTACAACATGACAGGCCTGAATAAAGAGTTGCCATCTGCTATGTACAGATGGGGGGTAACGAGCGACATTGAAACAACCAGCCAGAAAAAGATAGCGGCCCCAGCGCTTATTCAGGCCGGCGGAGTCGCTAATATCCAGGCAGCCCAGAACATAAGCAATGCCACGATTCTGGAGCGGCAAGGCGTTGATCAGGGAACCGCTCGCTCCGTTGACACTGCAGTAGTCACGGGTCTTGATCCTTTGCGAGTACTCAACACCAACCTGCCTCCAGAGTTGGCCCAGCAAGCCGTCAACCCCATCGAGCTACCTGCCTTTGCTCTGCCAGCCGGTAAGAATGGCCTGTTTAGCCTGAGCACTAACCCTGCGCATCCCTATCTGATTGAAACCAACCCAGCATTCGCCAATCTGGGTAACTTCATCAACTCGGATTACCTGCTCGGCCAACTCGGCTACAGCTCGGATGAGATGCAGCGGCGCCTCGGGGACGGCTTTTATGAGCAGCGCCTGATTCGCGAGGCAGTGATCGCCCGTACGGGGCAGCGGCTGCTTGCTGGCCTGAACAGCGATGAAGCGCAGTATCGCTATCTGATGGATAACGCTGTTGCCAGCAAAGAAGCACTGAATCTCAGTGTGGGCGTTGCCCTGAGTGCCGAGCAAGTTGCTGCACTGACTCACGACATTGTCTGGATGCAAGAACAGGAGGTGCAAGGGCAGAAGGTACTGGTCCCTGTTCTCTATCTGGCTCAGGCCAGTGGACGACTCGCGCCAAATGGCGCCCTGATCCAGGGGCGTGACCTGGCGCTGATGAGCGGCAGAGATCTGCAGAGCAGCGGTACGCTGCGAGCGAGCGAAAACCTTGATGTCAGCGCACGCAATATTGGCAATACCGGTCTGGTTGAGACCAGTCAGCGTCTGCAACTGTTGGCCACCGGGAGCATTCGCAACGCCAAGAGTGGCGTCATTACTGGCAACGATGTGGCGCTTCAGGCCGGTACCGACATCATCAATGAGCGCAGTGTTCAGCAGGAGCAGCGTGAGGGCCGTAATTTCTCAAGCCTGAACACAGTGGTGGGACAGGCCTCGCGCATCGAGGCAACCAATGACCTGTCACTGGTTGCCGGTCGTGACATCCGCAATCTCGGGAGTACGCTGAGTGCTGGTGGTTCTGCTGAGTTGAATGGCGGCCGTGATGTTCAACTGCTCAGTGCACAGGCCGATCATGCGTATCAAATGCAAGCGGGGCGCGTGCAGAACAAATCCAGTAGCGCGGTTCAATATGAAAGCGATATTAGGACCGGTGGTGATCTGCAGGTCAGCGCTGGTCAAGACTTGTCCGTCATTGCCAGCCGGCTTAATGCAGGTAATAGCCTGGAGGCGAAAACAGGGCGGGATTTGCTTATTTCCAGTGCCGCTAACGAGAGCCATTCCTTCTCCAAGTCCAAGAAGATTACTCAGAGCCGAGACCAGGTCACCCAGCAGTCGAGCGTGTTGCAGGCTGGGCAGGATGTTCGCTTGGCTGCCGGCAATGATCTGGGGCTGATTGCCAGCCAGGTGAAAGCTGGCAAAAACGTCGCTGTTGATGCCGGCCAGGATACGCAGATTCTTTCTGCGATGGACGAAAGCGCCTCGTATTACTTCAAGAAGAAAAAGGGTTCCTTCGGCCGCAGCAAGACCACTCAGTCGGAAAGTTACGACAGCACCAATGTCGCGTCGGTGATCGAAGCGGGTAATGACCTGACACTCAATACCAGCAAGGCTGCTGATGGCAGCCTGAACCTGAAGGGGGGGCGCGACGTTACGGTCATCGGTAGCCAATTGACCGCAGGTAACGATCTGCTGGTGGGTGGCACGGGAGACGTGGCTGTACTGTCCGGTGTCGAGGAGCATGGCTCTTATACCAAGAAGAGCAAGTCCGGCTTCCTCGGTTTATCTAAGAGCGGCAAGAGCCAGCTAAAAACCAGCGCTACGCAAGTGGGCAGTGAGCTCGAAGCGGGTAACGACGTTGTCATCGCGGCCGGTAATGACATTCGCCTACGGGCCAGCAACACTGATGCCGGCAATGACGTCGAGCTGCGCTCCGGCTTGGTCAAGGAATCAGGCGACATCAACTTGGTAGCCGCGAATGACGAGGCGTATAGCCGCAGCGAGTCGTACAAGAAGAAGTTTGGTCTCTCAGGCAGCGACGCAGTCGGTTTGGTTGTGGGCACGCCAAGTTGGGGCGGTGATATTGCCATCTCCAATGCCAAGAAGAGCGGCCAGGAAATTATCCGCTCTACCAATGTAGGTAGTCAGGTCAATGCCGAGCGTGACGCTTCGCTGATCGCCGAACGCGATATCAATGTCCTGGGCAGTGGCGTAAGCGCGGGCCGCAATGTGCTGCTCGATGCCGGGCGGGATGTAAACGTCGTTGCGGGAAGCAGCAGCGAGCAGGTTACCTCGTGGAGGAACACCAAGACCGTGGGGCTACTGCAGAGCGCAGATGGCAACGGCTTTACCACCTTCGTAGGAGCCGAGTCGCTCAAAGACAAGACTCGTACCTCTGAGCAGACAGCGGCGGCTAGTCAGATCAATGCGGGACTTGATCTGGACGTACGCGCGGGTCGAGACATCCGGCAGCAAGGCTCGGATATGCAGGCCGGTTACGACCTGAACATGAAGGCAGGGCGCGACATCGTCGTCGATGCTGCTCGTGAGCAGTCGAGTATCGAGAGGGAGCAGAGCCAGAAGCGTTCCGGTACCAGTACGACGGTTAGCCACAATTTCGAGCGCACCAAAGATGCGGTAAGTGGTGCAGGAAAAGGCGAGAACACGGTTAGTCAGGCTTCAAGCATTCTCAAGGCTGTGGACGGTGTTAGCCAGTTCCTCTCCGGCCCGACGTTTGACGGGCACTTCGGCAGCAGCAGCCAGAGCCAACGTGCCAGCCAAACGCACGTCAGTAACCGTGGATCTAATCTGTTAGCCGGCAATGACATCAACCTCGAAGCCGGCGACGACATTTCTATCGATGGCAGCCGTCTAGAAACGGGTCGTGATATCAAAGTCAACGCGACCAATGTTTCGCTGGGCGTTGCACGAGGCGAGTACGCTGTCGATAGCGAACAAAACGTCGGCAAAGGCGGCATCAAGGGGGGGACCTCAGGCGGCATCAAACTCGGTATCGGCGCCAGCACCGGTACCGCCACCCAAGAGGGGCTGCAGACTATATCCAGCCCGAGCGAGCTGATTGCGGGTCGAGATATCAGCCTCGATGCGAATGAAGATCTCTCCTTGATTGGTACGCGTGCGCAATCGGGTCGAGATATCACGATGAAAGCAGGCAACGACCTGCTCATTGGCGCAGCGCAGAACCAGAGTACAACCGACAATGATCGCCGCAACGCTGGCGGTGAGTTTGGTCTCACTATGGGGAGCGAGGGTTTTGGTTTTTATGTAAGCGCCAGCTTGGGTAAGGGCAGGCTGGATCGCGAAGGCGAACAGATGCAGAACGCCTATTTGTACGCGGGGCGTGACCTGACCTTCACCAGTGGCCGAGACACCAGCATCACGGGTGCTCATGTCGAAGGGGAAAACGTAAGCGGCGAAGTTGGGCGTAATCTTACCGTCTCTTCCATTCCGGATACCGGCAAGGCGTCGGGTAAGGAATATGACGTCAGCGCTACGGTCACCGTAGGTTATGGCGTCAGCGTCAGCGGCTCTGTCGGTTTTGGTGAAACCAGCGGCAAGACCGATTGGGTTAATGATCAGACGCGGGTGGTGGCACGCGACAAGCTGGGCATTCGTACCGAGCAGCACACTCAGCTCGATGGCGCGTTGATCGCGTCGAAGACCGATAACCTCAAACTGGACACGGACACTCTGGGTTTCCGCGATATCCAAGGCGAGGATCGTGAGCGCAGCTACTACCTCAATGTCGGTGGTAGCTACGGCCAAGGCCAACAGGACAAAAGCCAGGTTGGCAAGGGTGAGGAAGGCCAGGTTGGCTGGAGCGTGGATGGCTATGAGTACGAACGGGAACGCGAGCAGACCGTACGCGCCACTATCGGTAAAGGCGAGATCGTCGTAGGCAGCGATGCCTACACCGGTCAGGACTCCACGGCAGGGCTGAATCGCAATGCCAGCAAGGCCTACGAGATTACCAAGGACGATGAGGCGCGCACTGATCTATACGTGACCAAGAGTTCTATAGAAGCGGTTGCCGCGCCGTTAGAGACGCTCGATCAATGGAAAAAGTCATTATCTGAAACTGTCTCGAAAGAAGGACTCAAGAAAGATCTATATAAGGCAGAAGCCTTTATCAATAAAACGGTGGAGGTCGCGGGGCAAATAGGGGCATCTATTCGCGCGCAGCAAGTGGGGATGGACGCTGTGCCGTCAGCGCTAACTACTCATCTTGACGATGAAAAAGCGCTGTTAATTACCAAGAATTTCGTACGTCGAGGGCTTGATCCAAAACTGCTGGAAAAACTCGGTGAGCGCGAATTGCAAGTTCTCAATGCAATGGCAGGCCATTTCGAAACGTACGGAGAAAAGGCTGCAGCTTGCGAGAATTTGGGGGGCTGCACGTCCACAGTGAGTGGAAACAGTAAAGGCACGTTAACTTACACCTACGTGAAAGATGGAAAAGTACAGTTTGCGACTCTCGGCACCGCAAATATATCTTCCCCTGGGAAGGTTTTATTATCCAAGGTCGCGACGTTCTACGATTATATTGAGCAACTGCCTCTAGAAGAGGCCGCTCTTATGAGAGTTGCTGCGCAAGCCATGATGACGCCAGTGAAGAGTGGCGTGGGTATTGCGGGCAATATGATTGCCACAGCGCTCTGGGGAGAGCAGATAGCCGCAGCGAAACAAGACATTTCCCTAACTGTTGCCGGGACTCTTGCCGATCAAGAGAAGGAGAGACTAAAAGCCTCTGACGAATACCTCCAGGAGCTACATGCCAACGGGGCCGTTGATCGGGAAGGAAGGCTGATTAACGAGCGTAATGTTTATGTTCAAGGTGCCGAAGGGCTAGTCGATCTGGCATTGGATGGTGTAGGTTCGGCCGTAGTAAGGGCTGTAAGTGGTATCTGGTCGAGCGCGGACAGAATCAATGCCAACTCAGGGCGGCCGAAGAGCAATCCAGAAACCATTGATCCCGGGCGAGCACCGGATCATAGTTGGGGGCAGCCAAGTTCTACCTCAGGTACAAAAGGAACTGGTACTGTAAGCGAAGTACCGCAAATCACTCTCAATCGTCGAAATGGCGCAGCGTTTGAGCGCCAAGTCGTTGAAGCATTCGGGCATGTTGGTGGGGTAAAGAATACAGCTCCTGTAACGGTTCAGCTTCCTAACGGTGCGCAGGTAACGACGATCCCTGATCTGTGGGGGAAAAATGTTGGGGGGCTTTTGGAGGTTAAGAATGTCAAAGATCTTTCATTGTCTAATCAGTTGCGAGCGCAGATCAAAGTTGCAAGCGATACAGGTCAGCCTCTGAATCTTGTTGTGAGTCCTAGAACAAATAATGTATCTGGAGAACTCATGCGCCAAGTACGAAGCACTGGCGGTGATGTCTACAGATACAATCCTGCCACAGGTGATTTGACGAAGTTTTGA
- a CDS encoding imm11 family protein produces MKYYLLRQDVAVPGKWVLGDVRHVDNWHFTNPPVNFMEPGRYVLDIRFDGKEADYSLAGYASTPVLSAKACGALAGLPEIDEPYRSVVFEPVQIEGKQVSQDYFLMIVETQIDCVDEERSDFNKYDFDDPVRPDLAGHYRSFFNLVVDPAKLGSHHVFRLKEYLGALIVSDEIKLRFERAGVVGAIFESVSGDRITVA; encoded by the coding sequence GTGAAGTATTATTTGCTTAGGCAGGATGTTGCAGTTCCCGGTAAGTGGGTGCTCGGTGACGTGCGGCATGTAGATAATTGGCATTTTACTAATCCGCCTGTCAACTTTATGGAGCCTGGTAGATACGTTCTCGATATCCGGTTCGATGGTAAAGAGGCTGATTATTCTCTTGCTGGTTACGCTAGTACTCCAGTACTGAGTGCAAAGGCTTGCGGCGCTTTGGCTGGTTTGCCAGAGATTGATGAACCATACCGAAGTGTCGTTTTTGAGCCGGTTCAAATAGAGGGCAAGCAGGTTTCTCAAGATTATTTTCTGATGATTGTTGAAACGCAGATTGATTGTGTTGATGAAGAAAGATCTGACTTTAATAAATATGATTTTGATGATCCTGTAAGGCCGGACCTAGCGGGTCACTATCGTTCCTTTTTTAATCTGGTTGTTGATCCCGCCAAGCTCGGATCACATCATGTTTTTAGGTTAAAGGAATATCTAGGTGCGCTAATCGTTAGTGATGAGATAAAGCTGCGCTTTGAAAGGGCAGGCGTGGTAGGTGCCATTTTCGAGTCGGTAAGTGGTGATCGAATAACTGTTGCTTAA